A genomic window from Chrysoperla carnea chromosome 3, inChrCarn1.1, whole genome shotgun sequence includes:
- the LOC123296604 gene encoding cell death-inducing p53-target protein 1-like isoform X2: MSRQPYPTGSGGYQQQQGASPSLLIDFKVPPLDSKLSYETQESIKPLENIQDLSHQSTVQWCPTCGRTVKTTVKYKASIFTFCWFLVLCLTLVLCWIPSVINKCKNANHYCPECGAMIGTHDGSCC; this comes from the exons ATGAGTCGTCAACCTTACCCAACGGGCTCAGGTGGATATCAACAGCAGCAGGGTGCTTCTCCATCACTACTAATTGACTTTAAGGTTCCACCATTAGATTCTAAACTATCCTATGAAACACAGGAGTCAATTAAACCACTAG aaaatatacaaGATTTATCCCACCAATCGACGGTGCAATGGTGTCCAACATGTGGTAGAACTGTTAAAACCACAGTAAAATATAAAGCGTCTATTTTTACGTTTTGTTGGTTCCTTGTACTTTGTCTTAC cctTGTTTTGTGTTGGATACCATCCGTCATTAATAAGTGCAAAAATGCAAATCACTATTGTCCAGAATGTGGAGCTATGATTGGAACACATGACGGAAGTTGCTGTTAA
- the LOC123296604 gene encoding lipopolysaccharide-induced tumor necrosis factor-alpha factor homolog isoform X1 yields the protein MSRQPYPTGSGGYQQQQGASPSLLIDFKVPPLDSKLSYETQESIKPLETSNIYGPHGAENIQDLSHQSTVQWCPTCGRTVKTTVKYKASIFTFCWFLVLCLTLVLCWIPSVINKCKNANHYCPECGAMIGTHDGSCC from the exons ATGAGTCGTCAACCTTACCCAACGGGCTCAGGTGGATATCAACAGCAGCAGGGTGCTTCTCCATCACTACTAATTGACTTTAAGGTTCCACCATTAGATTCTAAACTATCCTATGAAACACAGGAGTCAATTAAACCACTAG aaacttcCAACATATATGGACCTCATGGAGCTG aaaatatacaaGATTTATCCCACCAATCGACGGTGCAATGGTGTCCAACATGTGGTAGAACTGTTAAAACCACAGTAAAATATAAAGCGTCTATTTTTACGTTTTGTTGGTTCCTTGTACTTTGTCTTAC cctTGTTTTGTGTTGGATACCATCCGTCATTAATAAGTGCAAAAATGCAAATCACTATTGTCCAGAATGTGGAGCTATGATTGGAACACATGACGGAAGTTGCTGTTAA
- the LOC123294479 gene encoding autophagy-related protein 13 homolog has translation MASLKITVQDKKELDKFTKFLALKAAQIIVQSRLGEKIQTQGKPYTSGADWFNLAIKDLPDVLAEAKQAISSELGTTRLPLCVEISLRTAEGDTMVLETWCLSSLHEQYDPGTRATYTVYNRMGILLKSLVSVTRVTPAYKLSRRQSPDSYVICYRIYMGEPQFHNLGDGYKQVRVGQICTPIGTLHLSVAYRTKMTISPTQTGSNNSIMLKSDHFKTETDDKNTKNDDDNYVVIMNKPLKRGAFIEPECVNFPPISPKPFEKLFEKYNNGKQSVEIQTPKPITKPLSINISKKKESSLEELRPLKVPFAQSDKDDIAKVTNLYWYFKEAPTLESFENGPTIGEQDLLGEIEKHQKQLQTYNTLVKELLRSSKGDDDTDPENEIEKKKSKSKKDKANKKQQQSSTINKENIESNNSCTPSSTNLITNKIILNDSNENSSGDNILPAPPQKVNNDNPKSEDDNNNN, from the exons ATGGCATCTTTAAAAATAACCGTGCAAGACAAGAAAGAATTGGacaagtttacaaaatttttagcatTAAAAGCTGCACAAATAATAGTTCAATCAAGACTTGgtgaaaaaatacaaacacaGGGAAAACCTTATACATCAGGAGCTGATTGG tttaatttggCAATAAAAGATTTGCCAGATGTGTTGGCTGAAGCAAAACAAGCAATATCAAGTGAATTAGGGACCACACGTTTACCGCTATGTGTAGAAATATCATTACGTACTGCAGAAGGTGACACAATGGTTTTGGAGACCTGGTGTTTAAGTTCATTACACGAACAATATGACCCAGGCACAAGAGCCACATATACTGTATATAATCGTATGGgaatactattaaaatcatTAGTGTCAGTAACAAGAGTAACACCAGCGTATAAATTATCTAGAAGGCAGAGCCCCGATTCATATGTTATATGTTATCGTATTTATATGGGTGAACCACAATTTCATAATTTAGGTGATGGCTATAAACAAGTACGAGTTGGACAAATTTGTACACCAATTGGTACGTTACATTTGTCAGTGGCGTATCGTACAAAAATGACTATTTCCCCAACACAGACTGGTAGTAATAATTCAATTATGCTCAAAAGTGATCATTTTAAAACAGAGACTGAtgataaaaatacaaagaaTGATGA tGACAATTATGTTGTTATCATGAATAAACCATTAAAACGTGGTGCTTTTATTGAACCTGAATGTGTAAATTTTCCTCCAATCAGTCCGAAaccttttgaaaaattatttgaaaagtataataatGGTAAACAATCTGTGGAAATTCAAACACCGAAACCAATCACTAAACctttaagtataaatatttcgaaGAAAAAGGAGAGTAGTTTGGAAGAATTACGACCTTTG AAAGTACCATTTGCACAATCCGATAAAGACGATATAGCAAAAGTAACAAATCTCTATTGGTATTTTAAAGAAGCACCCACATTAGAATCATTTGAGAATGGTCCAACAATTGGCGAACAAGATTTATTAGGTGAAAtagaaaaacatcaaaaacaaCTACAAACCTACAATACATTAGTAAAAGAATTATTGCGATCATCAAAAGGTGATGATGACACGGATCCCGAAAATGAGATCGAAaagaaaaaatccaaatcgaaaAAAGATAAAGCAAACAAGAAACAACAACAATCGTCAAccattaataaagaaaatattgaatcgAATAATTCGTGTACACCATCCTCAAcgaatttaattacaaataaaatcatattaaatgattcaaatgaaaatagtaGTGGGGATAATATTTTACCAGCACCTCCACAGAAAGTGAATAATGATAATCCCAAAAGTGAagacgataataataataattag